Proteins found in one Oryza glaberrima chromosome 4, OglaRS2, whole genome shotgun sequence genomic segment:
- the LOC127771011 gene encoding uncharacterized protein LOC127771011 isoform X3 has protein sequence METRATKCRTMQLLRELQTNKLDTSSKIFDAQRQQDDIYAGIMPEFPLDKLPEQLKYLQVTKCEMLEVISIDAPKLSSFIYGDVGIQISLGDPLQVKDIRLMGYNQPNTVCYARTELPSIMPNVESLIVSSTDEMISTPMVPIKFLHLKLLEIYLAELLAFPPNYDFFSLVSFLDGSPALETFILHVKQRCERRDSILDGEHTNLRQILHPRHANLQNVTITGFNSTKSMIELTSHILENAPSLKCITLDTANFYDKNLLTMGECLPMRKGGILEARKAFDAAKRYIAGKVPSHVEYKFLEPCRKCHIGY, from the exons ATGGAGACCCGTGCCACCAAGTGCAGGACGATGCAGCTCCTCCGTGAGCTTCAAACAA aCAAATTGGACACATCTTCAAAGATATTTGACGCTCAGCGGCAGCAAGATGATATTTATGCAGGCATAATGCCAGAATTCCCGCTTGATAAACTTCCAGAG CAGCTCAAGTACCTCCAGGTGACAAAATGTGAAATGCTAGAGGTGATATCAATAGATGCTCCCAaactctcctcttttatctatGGGGATGTCGGAATACAAATCTCTCTTGGAGATCCACTGCAAGTCAAAGACATACGTCTGATGGGTTACAATCAACCCAACACAGTCTGTTATGCTCGTACTGAGCTTCCATCCATTATGCCAAATGTTGAATCACTTATTGTGTCATCTACTGATGAG aTGATCAGTACACCAATGGTGCCCATCAAGTTCCTCCACCTCAAGTTATTGGAAATTTATCTTGCTGAATTACTGGCTTTTCCTCCCAACTATGATTTCTTTTCTCTGGTTTCTTTCTTGGATGGTTCCCCAGCCTTGGAGACTTTCATCTTGCAT GTAAAGCAGCGATGTGAAAGGCGTGATTCGATTCTTGATGGAGAACATACGAATTTGAGGCAAATTCTGCACCCCAGACATGCCAACCTCCAGAATGTGACAATCACTGGCTTTAACTCTACAAAGAGCATGATTGAGCTAACAAGTCACATTCTTGAGAATGCACCATCGCTTAAGTGCATTACGCTGGATACAGCCAACTTCTATGATAAGAACCTTTTGACGATGGGTGAATGCTTGCCTATGAGGAAAGGAGGAATCTTGGAAGCACGGAAAGCTTTTGATGCAGCCAAAAGATACATCGCGGGGAAAGTACCATCACATGTTGAGTATAAGTTTCTGGAACCCTGCAGGAAATGTCATATTGGGTATTGA
- the LOC127771011 gene encoding uncharacterized protein LOC127771011 isoform X2 — METRATKCRTMQLLRELQTNKLDTSSKIFDAQRQQDDIYAGIMPEFPLDKLPEFKVPCLMQQLKYLQVTKCEMLEVISIDAPKLSSFIYGDVGIQISLGDPLQVKDIRLMGYNQPNTVCYARTELPSIMPNVESLIVSSTDEMISTPMVPIKFLHLKLLEIYLAELLAFPPNYDFFSLVSFLDGSPALETFILHVKQRCERRDSILDGEHTNLRQILHPRHANLQNVTITGFNSTKSMIELTSHILENAPSLKCITLDTANFYDKNLLTMGECLPMRKGGILEARKAFDAAKRYIAGKVPSHVEYKFLEPCRKCHIGY, encoded by the exons ATGGAGACCCGTGCCACCAAGTGCAGGACGATGCAGCTCCTCCGTGAGCTTCAAACAA aCAAATTGGACACATCTTCAAAGATATTTGACGCTCAGCGGCAGCAAGATGATATTTATGCAGGCATAATGCCAGAATTCCCGCTTGATAAACTTCCAGAG TTTAAGGTACCTTGCCTGATGCAGCAGCTCAAGTACCTCCAGGTGACAAAATGTGAAATGCTAGAGGTGATATCAATAGATGCTCCCAaactctcctcttttatctatGGGGATGTCGGAATACAAATCTCTCTTGGAGATCCACTGCAAGTCAAAGACATACGTCTGATGGGTTACAATCAACCCAACACAGTCTGTTATGCTCGTACTGAGCTTCCATCCATTATGCCAAATGTTGAATCACTTATTGTGTCATCTACTGATGAG aTGATCAGTACACCAATGGTGCCCATCAAGTTCCTCCACCTCAAGTTATTGGAAATTTATCTTGCTGAATTACTGGCTTTTCCTCCCAACTATGATTTCTTTTCTCTGGTTTCTTTCTTGGATGGTTCCCCAGCCTTGGAGACTTTCATCTTGCAT GTAAAGCAGCGATGTGAAAGGCGTGATTCGATTCTTGATGGAGAACATACGAATTTGAGGCAAATTCTGCACCCCAGACATGCCAACCTCCAGAATGTGACAATCACTGGCTTTAACTCTACAAAGAGCATGATTGAGCTAACAAGTCACATTCTTGAGAATGCACCATCGCTTAAGTGCATTACGCTGGATACAGCCAACTTCTATGATAAGAACCTTTTGACGATGGGTGAATGCTTGCCTATGAGGAAAGGAGGAATCTTGGAAGCACGGAAAGCTTTTGATGCAGCCAAAAGATACATCGCGGGGAAAGTACCATCACATGTTGAGTATAAGTTTCTGGAACCCTGCAGGAAATGTCATATTGGGTATTGA
- the LOC127771011 gene encoding uncharacterized protein LOC127771011 isoform X1, translated as METRATKCRTMQLLRELQTNKLDTSSKIFDAQRQQDDIYAGIMPEFPLDKLPEDILHHVYFLMPLKDAARAACVSHGFLRCWRRYPILVLNSKTIGLAKRKLSLYAEDVPLYEPALKVDDMESYAISKIDHIINNHSCIGVKVFKLQLFACPNIDAAVLDKWFVHVIKAGIKELSLEMSLCKKRTEYNFPCSILSSKAGGGTIQSLFLSSCSFHPTVALGCNISLTSLHLYEVHISGEEIGQFLSNSFALERLVISDCNDIIQFKVPCLMQQLKYLQVTKCEMLEVISIDAPKLSSFIYGDVGIQISLGDPLQVKDIRLMGYNQPNTVCYARTELPSIMPNVESLIVSSTDEMISTPMVPIKFLHLKLLEIYLAELLAFPPNYDFFSLVSFLDGSPALETFILHVKQRCERRDSILDGEHTNLRQILHPRHANLQNVTITGFNSTKSMIELTSHILENAPSLKCITLDTANFYDKNLLTMGECLPMRKGGILEARKAFDAAKRYIAGKVPSHVEYKFLEPCRKCHIGY; from the exons ATGGAGACCCGTGCCACCAAGTGCAGGACGATGCAGCTCCTCCGTGAGCTTCAAACAA aCAAATTGGACACATCTTCAAAGATATTTGACGCTCAGCGGCAGCAAGATGATATTTATGCAGGCATAATGCCAGAATTCCCGCTTGATAAACTTCCAGAG gaTATCTTGCATCATGTATATTTTCTAATGCCATTGAAAGATGCCGCTCGTGCTGCTTGTGTGTCGCATGGATTTCTACGTTGCTGGAGACGCTATCCAATCCTTGTATTAAATAGCAAAACAATAGGTTTGGCTAAGAGAAAACTTAGTTTGTATGCGGAAGATGTGCCATTGTATGAGCCAGCGCTTAAAGTGGATGACATGGAAAGCTATGCCATCAGTAAAATTGACCATATTATTAATAACCACTCTTGCATTGGGGTCAAAGTGTTTAAACTTCAACTGTTTGCCTGTCCGAACATAGATGCAGCTGTTCTTGACAAATGGTTTGTACATGTTATCAAAGCTGGGATCAAAGAACTCTCCTTGGAGATGTCTTTATGCAAAAAAAGGACAGAATACAACTTCCCATGTTCCATTCTATCAAGTAAGGCAGGCGGAGGGACAATTCAGTcacttttcctctcctcttgtTCTTTTCATCCTACAGTGGCTCTAGGTTGCAACATAAGCTTGACAAGCTTACATTTATATGAAGTTCATATTTCTGGGGAGGAGATAGGGCAGTTCCTTTCCAATTCATTCGCTTTGGAGAGATTGGTAATTTCTGATTGCAATGACATAATCCAGTTTAAGGTACCTTGCCTGATGCAGCAGCTCAAGTACCTCCAGGTGACAAAATGTGAAATGCTAGAGGTGATATCAATAGATGCTCCCAaactctcctcttttatctatGGGGATGTCGGAATACAAATCTCTCTTGGAGATCCACTGCAAGTCAAAGACATACGTCTGATGGGTTACAATCAACCCAACACAGTCTGTTATGCTCGTACTGAGCTTCCATCCATTATGCCAAATGTTGAATCACTTATTGTGTCATCTACTGATGAG aTGATCAGTACACCAATGGTGCCCATCAAGTTCCTCCACCTCAAGTTATTGGAAATTTATCTTGCTGAATTACTGGCTTTTCCTCCCAACTATGATTTCTTTTCTCTGGTTTCTTTCTTGGATGGTTCCCCAGCCTTGGAGACTTTCATCTTGCAT GTAAAGCAGCGATGTGAAAGGCGTGATTCGATTCTTGATGGAGAACATACGAATTTGAGGCAAATTCTGCACCCCAGACATGCCAACCTCCAGAATGTGACAATCACTGGCTTTAACTCTACAAAGAGCATGATTGAGCTAACAAGTCACATTCTTGAGAATGCACCATCGCTTAAGTGCATTACGCTGGATACAGCCAACTTCTATGATAAGAACCTTTTGACGATGGGTGAATGCTTGCCTATGAGGAAAGGAGGAATCTTGGAAGCACGGAAAGCTTTTGATGCAGCCAAAAGATACATCGCGGGGAAAGTACCATCACATGTTGAGTATAAGTTTCTGGAACCCTGCAGGAAATGTCATATTGGGTATTGA